One genomic window of Ziziphus jujuba cultivar Dongzao chromosome 4, ASM3175591v1 includes the following:
- the LOC107416771 gene encoding 7-deoxyloganetin glucosyltransferase, translated as MGSIEVANHKPHALCIPYPVQSHIKAMLKLAKLLHHKGFHITFVNTEFNHNRFLKSLGPNSLDGLPDFKFETISDGLPLSDADTTQDIPSLCDSIRKSLMLPPFRRLVMKLNDTGAGNSNDSPPVTCIFSDWAMFFTVVAAEELGIPFVMLITLAACSFMGLCQYPALEQKGLVPLKDQDCLTNGFLDTVINWIPGMIDIRLKDLPTFLRTTDPNDIMFNFLKEASEKVHKASAVIIHTFDELEQDVLKALSAAIPNVCAIGPFQLLLNQLPEQYISKHLGYSLWKEDTKCLQWLDTKAAKSVVYVNFGSITVMSQQQLVEFGMGLANSKQPFLWIIRPDLVVGKSAVLPPEFEDQVKEIGQIASWCPQEQVLGHPSIGGFLTHCGWNSILESLSAGVPMLCWPFFADQQTNCRYICEEWEVGMEIDNDVKRDEVEKLVRELMEGKKGKKMQSKAMEWKRLAEEATGPLGSSSKNFDSLVNNMVLRKQ; from the exons ATGGGTTCCATAGAAGTAGCAAACCATAAGCCTCATGCTTTGTGCATTCCTTATCCAGTTCAAAGCCACATCAAGGCCATGCTTAAACTGGCAAAGCTCCTCCACCATAAAGGTTTTCATATAACCTTTGTTAACACCGAGTTCAACCACAATCGTTTCCTCAAATCTCTTGGTCCAAACTCGCTCGATGGCCTCCCAGACTTCAAGTTCGAAACCATTTCCGATGGCCTCCCTCTTTCGGACGCGGACACAACGCAAGACATCCCTTCTCTTTGCGATTCAATTAGAAAAAGCTTAATGCTGCCTCCATTTCGTCGACTCGTTATGAAACTCAATGACACCGGTGCAGGAAATAGTAATGATAGTCCTCCGGTGACTTGCATATTTTCTGACTGGGCCATGTTTTTCACCGTGGTTGCCGCTGAAGAGCTTGGCATTCCTTTCGTTATGTTGATTACTTTGGCTGCTTGTTCTTTCATGGGGCTCTGTCAGTATCCAGCTTTAGAGCAAAAAGGACTTGTCCCTCTGAAAG ATCAGGACTGCTTAACAAATGGGTTTCTGGACACTGTTATAAATTGGATTCCAGGAATGATAGATATTCGACTAAAAGATCTTCCAACCTTTTTACGAACTACAGATCCCAACGACATCATGTTTAACTTCCTAAAAGAAGCAAGCGAGAAAGTTCATAAAGCTTCAGCAGTTATCATACACACTTTTGATGAACTGGAACAAGATGTTTTGAAAGCTCTCTCAGCTGCTATTCCTAATGTCTGTGCAATTGGCCCTTTTCAACTTCTTCTCAATCAATTACCAGAACAGTACATTTCCAAGCATTTAGGATACAGTCTTTGGAAGGAAGACACTAAGTGCCTCCAATGGCTGGATACAAAGGCAGCAAAGTCAGTAGTGTATGTGAATTTTGGGAGCATAACAGTTATGTCACAGCAACAACTAGTTGAGTTCGGTATGGGACTTGCAAATAGCAAGCAACCCTTTTTGTGGATAATTAGGCCTGATTTGGTTGTAGGCAAGTCAGCTGTTCTGCCACCTGAATTTGAAGACCAAGTTAAAGAAATAGGTCAAATAGCAAGTTGGTGTCCACAAGAACAAGTCCTCGGTCATCCATCAATTGGAGGGTTTTTAACACACTGTGGGTGGAATTCAATCCTGGAGAGTTTATCTGCTGGAGTGCCTATGCTTTGTTGGCCATTCTTCGCCGACCAGCAAACGAATTGCCGATATATTTGCGAAGAATGGGAGGTGGGAATGGAGATTGATAATGACGTGAAGAGAGATGAAGTAGAAAAGCTTGTGAGAGAGTTAATGGAGGGAAAGAAGGGTAAGAAAATGCAAAGCAAAGCTATGGAGTGGAAGAGACTGGCTGAAGAAGCTACTGGTCCACTGGGTTCTTCTTCCAAAAACTTTGATAGTTTGGTAAACAATATGGTTTTGAGAAAACAGTAA